A window of Pomacea canaliculata isolate SZHN2017 linkage group LG3, ASM307304v1, whole genome shotgun sequence contains these coding sequences:
- the LOC112558759 gene encoding vicilin-like seed storage protein At2g18540 isoform X1, whose amino-acid sequence MHPGPTAVLYAVMIGNRYTEEETGVYERLKALLDPRVTQYMIILFTRGDDLKRKKRSIQEILSSAPEHLRKVLDECGHRYVVFDNMADDKQPQVEQLIEEVRRLREAHGGKPYTCPKYGEVGEKMEKEVARRLQKVEEEEVKRKKYVQELEEKTKKAQEEAEKDKQEFERREREREEQIKKSEVERAKQLEAMMEALKQQQLSAERMHQQEMEYRQRMEEERWRQVQEMEQKRKEEIKSMEAGQQKLQELYAKQLEAEKQESRRREERYMAEMRQLKDQIASAPKSRSFCVIQ is encoded by the coding sequence ATGCACCCGGGGCCCACGGCCGTGCTGTACGCCGTCATGATCGGCAACCGCTACACGGAGGAGGAGACTGGGGTGTATGAGAGGCTGAAGGCTCTCCTCGACCCCCGCGTGACCCAGTACATGATCATCCTCTTCACGCGCGGCGACGAcctcaaaagaaagaagagaagcatCCAGGAGATCTTGTCTTCGGCCCCTGAACATCTCCGCAAGGTCCTCGATGAGTGCGGCCACCGCTACGTGGTCTTCGACAACATGGCAGACGACAAACAACCGCAGGTGGAGCAACTGATCGAGGAGGTGCGCAGACTGAGGGAGGCGCATGGCGGCAAACCTTACACGTGTCCCAAGTACGGAGAGGTCGGCGAGAAGATGGAGAAGGAGGTGGCTAGGAGACTGCAGAAGGTAGAGGAAGAGGAGgtgaagagaaagaagtatGTACAGGAGCTGGAGGAGAAGACGAAGAAGGCACAGGAGGAAGCTgagaaagataaacaagaatttgagagaagagaaagggagagggaagaacaaataaagaagagCGAGGTCGAGAGAGCCAAGCAGCTGGAAGCCATGATGGAGGCCTTGAAACAACAGCAGCTCAGCGCTGAGCGGATGCACCAACAGGAGATGGAGTATCGCCAGAGAATGGAAGAAGAGAGGTGGCGTCAGGTACAGGAGATGgaacaaaagaggaaagaagaaataaaatctatgGAGGCGGGACAACAGAAGCTACAGGAGCTGTACGCCAAGCAGCTGGAGGCGGAGAAGCAGGAGTCGAGGCGCCGCGAGGAGCGGTACATGGCGGAGATGCGGCAGCTGAAGGACCAGATCGCCAGTGCACCCAAGAGTCGCAGTTTCTGTGTAATTCAGTAA
- the LOC112558764 gene encoding GTPase IMAP family member 4-like, with amino-acid sequence MPRVTGETFRFLLVGKTGAGKSTTGNTILGDECFTSDVTFESVTDICELKRNTRHGVTLEIIDSPGLFDTSRSLEAIGKAIVRAVACMHPGPHAFLYVVKIGQRFTEEEAGVFERLVALFDETLSQYTVVVFTGGDGLEAAGRSINEVLASAPAPLRQIMAAVQNRYVVFNNVADNKEPQVLRLLQVIRAMVAQNGGQPYSCSKYGEVGHRHGGGSGAKAGGAGEAPPTTEAVRAAA; translated from the exons ATGCCACGTGTGACAG GGGAGACGTTCCGCTTCCTGTTGGTGGGCAAGACAGGAGCAGGCAAAAGCACGACAGGAAACACTATTCTTGGTGACGAGTGTTTCACCAGTGACGTGACATTCGAGTCAGTGACTGACATCTGTGAGCTGAAACGCAACACGCGACACGGCGTGACATTAGAG ATTATAGACTCTCCTGGCCTGTTCGACACCAGCCGGTCTCTGGAAGCCATTGGTAAGGCGATCGTGCGAGCCGTGGCCTGCATGCATCCGGGTCCTCACGCCTTCCTGTACGTCGTCAAGATCGGCCAGAGGTTCACTGAGGAGGAAGCCGGAGTCTTCGAGCGTCTGGTGGCGCTGTTTGACGAGACGTTGTCGCAGTACACGGTCGTCGTGTTCACTGGTGGGGATGGGCTAGAGGCGGCGGGAAGGTCGATAAACGAGGTGCTGGCAAGTGCCCCGGCCCCCCTTCGCCAGATCATGGCGGCCGTCCAGAACAGGTACGTCGTCTTCAACAACGTGGCCGACAACAAAGAGCCGCAGGTGCTTCGCCTTTTGCAGGTGATTCGAGCGATGGTGGCGCAAAATGGCGGGCAGCCTTACTCGTGTAGCAAATACGGAGAGGTAGGGCACCGCCATGGAGGAGGAAGTGGAGCGAAGGCTGGCGGAGCTGGAGAAGCGCCACCTACAACGGAAGCCGTACGTGCAGCAGCTTGA